A portion of the Blastochloris tepida genome contains these proteins:
- the tnpA gene encoding IS66-like element accessory protein TnpA — protein MSQMTVLTGPERRRRWSGEERREIVAAAFAPEAIVADVARRYGVSTSLIYKWRHEVGDGTSGVGFARAIVVEAGGTAAATREDGAAIVVELAGGVRVEIGASAPAALVTATLKALR, from the coding sequence ATGAGCCAGATGACGGTGCTGACGGGGCCGGAGCGGCGCCGGCGGTGGAGCGGCGAGGAACGGCGGGAGATCGTGGCGGCGGCGTTTGCGCCGGAGGCGATCGTGGCGGACGTAGCACGGCGCTACGGGGTATCGACCAGCCTGATCTACAAATGGCGGCACGAGGTTGGCGACGGGACGAGCGGGGTTGGGTTCGCCCGCGCGATCGTCGTGGAGGCCGGTGGGACGGCCGCGGCCACGAGGGAAGACGGCGCCGCGATCGTCGTGGAATTGGCCGGCGGCGTGCGGGTTGAGATCGGCGCGTCTGCGCCGGCGGCGTTGGTGACGGCAACCCTCAAGGCGCTGCGATGA
- the tnpC gene encoding IS66 family transposase, which produces MDADGDAAAELAALKEALAAERAKTLEVAADLAVARAKASEDQALIAYQKLQIAKLERQIYGQRSERAARLIEQLALAFEELEAGATEDERAAEQAAAQTTTVRGFTRKRAERQTFPEHLPRERVVIDPPAACACCGGTRLRKIGEDVTRTLEVIPRQWKVIETVRERFSCRDCETVSQAPAPFHSIPRGWAGPSLLAMIMVDKFGQHQPLNRQAERYALEGVPIALSTMADAVGAVCSELAPLLRRLEAHVMAAERLHADDTTVPVLAKGKTDTGRCWVYVRDDRPFGGTDPPAAMFYYSRDRRGEHPQGHLAGYAGILQADAYDGYAPLYLVGRAPGPIREAACWAHARRPFFAMADIEGTARRRAAGRTDAVLSPIAIEMVRRIDELFEIERSITGTSAQQRLAVRQERSRPLVEDLHRHMREELAKLARGHDLAKAFNYILKRWASFTLFLEDGRVCLSNNAAERGLRGIALGRKSWLFCGSDRGGHRAAAMYSLIVTAKMNGIDPQAWLADVLARLPSHPAHRLDDLLPWNWAPRPSALSARAA; this is translated from the coding sequence ATGGACGCCGATGGTGATGCTGCCGCCGAACTCGCCGCGCTGAAGGAGGCGTTGGCGGCTGAGCGCGCAAAGACGCTGGAGGTCGCCGCAGACCTTGCGGTGGCGCGCGCCAAGGCCTCGGAAGATCAGGCGCTGATCGCCTATCAGAAGCTGCAGATCGCCAAGCTCGAGCGGCAGATTTACGGCCAGCGGTCGGAACGTGCGGCACGGCTGATCGAGCAGCTGGCGCTGGCGTTCGAGGAGCTCGAAGCGGGCGCGACCGAGGACGAACGCGCGGCCGAACAGGCCGCCGCCCAGACGACGACCGTGCGGGGCTTTACCCGCAAGCGCGCCGAGCGCCAGACCTTCCCCGAGCATCTGCCGCGGGAGCGCGTGGTGATCGATCCCCCGGCGGCCTGCGCGTGCTGTGGCGGCACGCGGCTGCGCAAGATCGGCGAGGACGTGACGCGGACGCTGGAGGTGATCCCGCGCCAGTGGAAGGTGATCGAGACGGTGCGGGAGAGGTTCAGCTGCCGCGACTGCGAGACGGTCTCCCAGGCGCCGGCGCCGTTCCATAGCATCCCGCGGGGCTGGGCCGGTCCCAGCCTGCTGGCCATGATCATGGTCGACAAGTTCGGCCAGCATCAGCCGCTGAACCGGCAGGCCGAGCGTTACGCGCTGGAGGGCGTGCCGATCGCGCTGTCGACGATGGCGGACGCCGTGGGGGCGGTCTGCAGCGAGCTCGCTCCGCTGCTCCGCCGCCTGGAGGCTCATGTGATGGCGGCAGAGCGGCTGCACGCGGATGACACGACCGTGCCGGTGCTGGCCAAGGGCAAGACCGACACCGGGCGCTGCTGGGTCTATGTCCGCGACGACCGGCCCTTCGGCGGCACCGATCCTCCGGCGGCGATGTTCTACTATTCGCGCGACCGCCGGGGCGAGCACCCCCAGGGGCATCTCGCCGGCTACGCGGGCATCCTGCAGGCCGACGCCTATGACGGCTACGCCCCGCTCTACCTGGTCGGACGCGCCCCTGGGCCGATCCGGGAGGCGGCCTGTTGGGCCCACGCGCGGCGGCCGTTCTTCGCCATGGCCGACATCGAGGGGACGGCGCGGCGCCGGGCCGCCGGCAGGACGGACGCCGTGCTCTCGCCGATCGCCATCGAGATGGTGCGCCGGATCGACGAGCTGTTCGAGATCGAGCGGTCGATCACCGGCACCAGCGCGCAGCAGCGCCTCGCCGTTCGCCAGGAGCGAAGCCGCCCCCTGGTCGAGGATCTTCATCGCCACATGCGCGAGGAGCTTGCCAAGCTCGCGCGCGGGCACGACCTCGCCAAGGCGTTCAATTACATCCTGAAGCGCTGGGCGAGCTTCACGCTGTTCCTCGAGGATGGGCGGGTTTGCCTGTCGAACAACGCCGCCGAACGCGGGCTTCGCGGCATCGCTCTTGGTCGCAAGTCGTGGCTGTTCTGCGGGTCCGATCGGGGCGGGCACCGCGCCGCCGCCATGTACAGCCTGATTGTCACGGCCAAGATGAACGGCATCGATCCGCAGGCCTGGCTGGCCGACGTCCTGGCGCGCCTGCCAAGCCACCCGGCGCATAGGCTCGATGACCTCCTGCCCTGGAATTGGGCGCCACGGCCCTCGGCACTCTCCGCTCGGGCGGCGTGA
- the tnpB gene encoding IS66 family insertion sequence element accessory protein TnpB (TnpB, as the term is used for proteins encoded by IS66 family insertion elements, is considered an accessory protein, since TnpC, encoded by a neighboring gene, is a DDE family transposase.) has product MIPVPAGVRIWIATGHTDMRKGMQGLALLVQEGLGRDPFGGDVFVFRGRAGTLIKALWHDGIGLSLYAKRLDRGRFVWPATVDGAVALTAAQMSYLLEAIDWRNPQHTWRPQSAG; this is encoded by the coding sequence ATGATCCCGGTTCCGGCGGGCGTGCGGATCTGGATCGCGACCGGACATACGGACATGCGCAAGGGCATGCAGGGCCTGGCGCTGCTGGTGCAGGAAGGGCTCGGCCGCGACCCGTTCGGCGGCGACGTCTTCGTGTTCCGGGGCCGCGCCGGGACCTTGATCAAGGCGTTGTGGCACGACGGCATCGGCTTGTCGCTCTACGCCAAGCGGCTCGACCGCGGGCGCTTCGTGTGGCCGGCCACGGTCGACGGCGCGGTGGCGCTGACGGCGGCGCAAATGAGTTATCTGCTCGAGGCGATCGACTGGCGCAATCCCCAGCACACATGGCGGCCGCAGAGCGCGGGCTGA
- the tnpC gene encoding IS66 family transposase (programmed frameshift), which produces MDADGDAAAELAALKEALAAERAKTLEVAADLAVARAKASEDQALIAYQKLQIAKLERQIYGQRSERAARLIEQLALAFEELEAGATEDERAAEQAAAQTTTVRGFTRKRAERQTFPEHLPRERVVIDPPAACACCGGTRLRKIGEDVTRTLEVIPRQWKVIETVRERFSCRDCETVSQAPAPFHSIPRGWAGPSLLAMIMVDKFGQHQPLNRQAERYALEGVPIALSTMADAVGAVCSELAPLLRRLEAHVMAAERLHADDTTVPVLAKGKTDTGRCWVYVRDDRPFGGTDPPAAMFYYSRDRRGEHPQGHLAGYAGILQADAYDGYAPLYLVGRAPGPIREAACWAHARRPFFAMADIEGTARRRAAGRTDAVLSPIAIEMVRRIDELFEIERSITGTSAQQRLAVRQERSRPLVEDLHRHMREELAKLARGHDLAKAFNYILKRWASFTLFLEDGRVCLSNNAAERGLRGIALGRKSWLFCGSDRGGHRAAAMYSLIVTAKMNGIDPQAWLADVLARLPSHPAHRLDDLLPWNWAPRPSALSARAA; this is translated from the exons ATGGACGCCGATGGTGATGCTGCCGCCGAACTCGCCGCGCTGAAGGAGGCGTTGGCGGCTGAGCGCGCAAAGACGCTGGAGGTCGCCGCAGACCTTGCGGTGGCGCGCGCCAAGGCCTCGGAAGATCAGGCGCTGATCGCCTATCAGAAGCTGCAGATCGCCAAGCTCGAGCGGCAGATTTACGGCCAGCGGTCGGAACGTGCGGCACGGCTGATCGAGCAGCTGGCGCTGGCGTTCGAGGAGCTCGAAGCGGGCGCGACCGAGGACGAACGCGCGGCCGAACAGGCCGCCGCCCAGACGACGACCGTGCGGGGCTTTACCCGCAAGCGCGCCGAGCGCCAGACCTTCCCCGAGCATCTGCCGCGGGAGCGCGTGGTGATCGATCCCCCGGCGGCCTGCGCGTGCTGTGGCGGCACGCGGCTGCGCAAGATCGGCGAGGACGTGACGCGGACGCTGGAGGTGATCCCGCGCCAGTGGAAGGTGATCGAGACGGTGCGGGAGAGGTTCAGCTGCCGCGACTGCGAGACGGTCTCCCAGGCGCCGGCGCCGTTCCATAGCATCCCGCGGGGCTGGGCCGGTCCCAGCCTGCTGGCCATGATCATGGTCGACAAGTTCGGCCAGCATCAGCCGCTGAACCGGCAGGCCGAGCGTTACGCGCTGGAGGGCGTGCCGATCGCGCTGTCGACGATGGCGGACGCCGTGGGGGCGGTCTGCAGCGAGCTCGCTCCGCTGCTCCGCCGCCTGGAGGCTCATGTGATGGCGGCAGAGCGGCTGCACGCGGATGACACGACCGTGCCGGTGCTGGCCAAGGGCAAGACCGACACCGGGCGCTGCTGGGTCTATGTCCGCGACGACCGGCCCTTCGGCGGCACCGATCCTCCGGCGGCGATGTTCTACTATTCGCGCGACCGCCGGGGCGAGCACCCCCAGGGGCATCTCGCCGGCTACGCGGGCATCCTGCAGGCCGACGCCTATGACGGCTACGCCCCGCTCTACCTGGTCGGACGCGCCCCTGGGCCGATCCGGGAGGCG GCCTGTTGGGCCCACGCGCGGCGGCCGTTCTTCGCCATGGCCGACATCGAGGGGACGGCGCGGCGCCGGGCCGCCGGCAGGACGGACGCCGTGCTCTCGCCGATCGCCATCGAGATGGTGCGCCGGATCGACGAGCTGTTCGAGATCGAGCGGTCGATCACCGGCACCAGCGCGCAGCAGCGCCTCGCCGTTCGCCAGGAGCGAAGCCGCCCCCTGGTCGAGGATCTTCATCGCCACATGCGCGAGGAGCTTGCCAAGCTCGCGCGCGGGCACGACCTCGCCAAGGCGTTCAATTACATCCTGAAGCGCTGGGCGAGCTTCACGCTGTTCCTCGAGGATGGGCGGGTTTGCCTGTCGAACAACGCCGCCGAACGCGGGCTTCGCGGCATCGCTCTTGGTCGCAAGTCGTGGCTGTTCTGCGGGTCCGATCGGGGCGGGCACCGCGCCGCCGCCATGTACAGCCTGATTGTCACGGCCAAGATGAACGGCATCGATCCGCAGGCCTGGCTGGCCGACGTCCTGGCGCGCCTGCCAAGCCACCCGGCGCATAGGCTCGATGACCTCCTGCCCTGGAATTGGGCGCCACGGCCCTCGGCACTCTCCGCTCGGGCGGCGTGA